A part of Cannabis sativa cultivar Pink pepper isolate KNU-18-1 chromosome 6, ASM2916894v1, whole genome shotgun sequence genomic DNA contains:
- the LOC115724608 gene encoding WAT1-related protein At4g08300, which produces MRDNNNSIIGSHGGKISESVTKMKPYLAMISLQFGYAGMYIISMVSFKHGMSHFVLSVYRHVVAFLIIAPFAFVLERKVRPKMTLPIFLRIALLGFLEPVFDQNLYNLGMKYTSATFASAIVNILPAITFILAFAFRLETVNVKKWHSLAKVIGTAITVSGAMVMTLYKGPILDIIHSHSSSGQQSSSAESGDHHWVLGTLMLVGSCGGWATFFILQSFTLKLYPAELSLTAWICLMGVLEGGIVTFVFEHDMHVWVLGWDSRLLAAVYSGVVCSGIAYYVQGMVIRERGPVFVTSFSPLCMIITFALGAIVLAEQVHLGSIIGAIFIVMGLYTVVWGKSKDPIEPSAPSKNIDQLPITDTIRPISVVSVTSNNIGGGPLEMSKISTSSQQSS; this is translated from the exons ATGagagataataataatagtattattGGGTCACATGGGGGAAAGATTAGTGAGAGTGTTACGAAGATGAAGCCATATTTGGCTATGATTTCTCTGCAGTTTGGCTACGCAGGGATGTATATTATAAGCATGGTCTCCTTCAAGCATGGCATGAGTCACTTCGTCTTGTCTGTATACCGTCACGTTGTTGCTTTTCTAATCATAGCTCCCTTTGCCTTTGTGCTTGAAAG gaaAGTAAGGCCAAAGATGACTCTTCCGATCTTCCTACGCATAGCGCTGCTTGGTTTCTTAGA GCCCGTGTTTGATCAAAACTTGTACAATTTGGGAATGAAGTACACCTCTGCAACATTTGCATCCGCTATTGTGAACATTTTACCTGCTATTACCTTCATATTGGCTTTCGCCTTCAGgt TAGAGACAGTGAATGTGAAAAAGTGGCATAGCCTTGCAAAGGTGATAGGGACAGCAATTACAGTTTCAGGAGCAATGGTGATGACACTGTACAAAGGTCCCATCCTAGACATCATACACAGCCATTCCTCGAGCGGACAACAGAGCTCCAGCGCCGAGTCCGGGGACCACCACTGGGTCCTCGGAACCCTCATGCTTGTTGGGAGCTGCGGTGGATGGGCCACCTTCTTCATTTTACAATCATTTACGTTGAAGCTATATCCGGCGGAGCTGTCTCTCACAGCCTGGATATGCTTGATGGGTGTGTTGGAAGGTGGCATTGTCACTTTTGTGTTCGAACATGACATGCATGTTTGGGTTCTTGGCTGGGATTCCAGACTTCTTGCTGCTGTCTACTCT GGTGTTGTGTGCTCTGGAATTGCATATTATGTGCAAGGAATGGTGATAAGAGAAAGAGGCCCCGTTTTTGTGACATCATTCAGTCCTCTGTGCATGATCATAACCTTCGCTCTTGGTGCCATTGTATTGGCTGAACAAGTCCACCTTGGAAG TATAATTGGAGCCATATTCATAGTGATGGGACTCTACACTGTGGTTTGGGGCAAAAGCAAAGATCCAATAGAACCATCGGCACCATCCAAAAATATTGATCAATTGCCAATCACAGACACCATTAGACCAATTAGTGTTGTTAGTGTTACTTCTAACAATATTGGAGGAGGACCACTAGAGATGTCCAAGATTTCTACGTCTTCTCAGCAGAgttcataa